DNA from Acidobacteriota bacterium:
CGTTACCAGTCTAGTATGGCGCCATCGGCGGCGCGGATGTTCATCGCGTGGATCACTTCCTGCTGGAAGGGATGTCTGGCGGCTTCCTTTTCGTTCACGCTGATTCCAAGCCCGGGACTTTCCGTCTTCAACCAGTAACCGTCGCGGGTTTCGAGCGAGTGCTGTACCACGTCCCAACGCCACGGCACATCGGTCACCATATCTTCCTGAATCAGGAAATTGGGCGTTGAGAGCGCAAAGTGTAGTGCCGCTGCGTTGGCTACCGGCCCCAGCGGGTTGTGTGGCGCTACGCCCATCAGGTATGCCTCGGCCATGGCGGCGATCTTTTTGCCTTCCAATAGGCCGCCGCAATGGCACAGGTCCGGCTGGATAACGTGACACGCCTGCTGCTCGAAAATCTCGCGGAATTGGTGCCGCGTCACAAGCCGCTCACCGGTCGCAATCGGAACGGAAACGGCCCGCTTTACTTCCGAGAGAGCCGCAACGTTTTCCGGCGGCACAGGCTCTTCGCAGAAGAACGGGCTGAACTCGGCCACAGCGTTGATGTATTCGACGGCCATCGCGGGCGTAGTGCGGCCATGGAAATCGATCATGACGTCCACAGAATCGCCCACTGCGTCGCGCAGCTTTCCAATGACGCCGGCAAACCTTTTAACGTAAGTAGCGTTCATCAGCGGCTCGGAATATGGTACGCAGACCACTTTGACGGCCGAATAGCCGCGATCTATAACCTGGCGCGCCAGGTCGATTACCGGCCCGGGGTCGAAGCTCTCATAGACGGCTTTCATATTGCCGCCTCCCAGATGCGTATACATCCGAACGCGATCACGCACTGCGCCACCCAGCAGTTTGTAGACTGGCACACCAAGCGACTTGCCTAGGATGTCCCAGCACGCCTGCTCGATGCCGCTGATGGCGCTCATGCCGATCACGCCCAATCGCCAGAATGACTGCCGGTAGAGCTTCTGGTAGATGTGTTCGATGCGCGCGGGGTCCTCGCCGATGACCATAGGTGCGAGGTCTTCAATCGCCCCCACCACGGCGCGCGTTTTCCATTCGAGCGACGCTTCACCCCACCCAGAGAGTCCTGCTTCGTCAGTCTCCACCTTGACGAAGATCCAGTTCCTCATTTCCGCATTAACGACTACGCTCTTGATGGCTGTGATTTTCATAGGCTCAATCCATCGGATAGAGGCTGCATCCGCCGTCCACCAGCAGCGTTGCTCCCGTCATGTAATCGGAAGCATCGGAACAGAGAAAGATCATGGCGTCGGCAACGGATTCAGGGGTCTGCAAAATCCCGAGAGGGATTGCTTTTTCCGCACGACGTCGGTAATCGGGCTCGGTGTCCCACTGGCGCTTTGCCATGCCAACACCCACAATGCCTGGCGCAACGGAGTTCACGAGGATTCCCTTCGGCGCAAGTTCGCGTGCCATGCCGCGCATCAGCATCTTCATGCCGCTCTTTGAAACATTGTACGGAGTGATGTCCGGCCAGGGAACGTCCTGCACCCATGATGACGTGAAGATGATTTTACCTTTCGTGCGGGCCTCCACCATCGCTCTTGCCGACGCCTGTGCCACCATGAACGCTCCTTTGAGATTCAGGTTGAGGATCCGGTCCCAGTCCTCGGAAGAATAATCAAGGATGGAACTGCTCTGCGCCATACCGGCATGGCAGAGGACAACATCGATGCCTCCCATCGTGGCAATGGCGCTATCAACAAGAGCACGGGCTTTATGCGGTTTTGTCACGTCGGCCTGATGATACGAGCAACGGTCCGCGGGCCAACCGGCCTTGTGCATGATTTCGGCAGCCTTCTCATCTTCAAGAATGTCGTTCACTGCCACGGTAGCGGAAACCTCAAGCAGACGCCCCACCACTGCGTGGCCAATTGCTCCCAGTCCGCCCGTGATTATTACGCGCTTGCCCTTCAGGCAATCCTTTGAATAGGTGGCCATGGTTCCACGTTGTTGTTTCATACCCTCGGTTAACCCGGAATGTCGGGCTGAAGACTCTGTGTTAAAACCGCCGCTTCCCGCTTGTACTGGCAATTGAAGTTTATCCCGATGGGGCCGGGGGTCGCCGAAATGATTGAAAAACATGAGGTCATCGTGCGTAGCTCGCCGGTACAATCCCCTCTTCTCATGTAGACTTGGACACCTGGTTGTTACCAATCCGGCACCAGAGGAATCATCTCACAGAGCGCCAGTCCTTCAAAGCCGCTATTATTAATAAATTTAATTCGTGATGCCAGAGGGGATGGTTGATGCGGCGGGCTGCGCGCGAAACGTTTTGGTGAACGTGACCACGCAGCCACGCGAAAGGAGCATCAGCCACAGCGCATGGGTCGTGCCGTGGCTGATAGTTAGCGGCTTTCAGAAGTAGAGCTTCAGTGAAAGCTGCACGATTCTGGGGAAGTTCTGCTGGAAGAGGTTCACTGTTCCGAATCCTTGCCAGCGCCCATTCACCTCTCTGACACGATCGTTCGGGTTCGTGTCCGGGCCTGGGAAGAGCGGTGTGTTTGTGAGATTGAATGCATCCGCCCGGAACTGAACCCGCTTGGATTCTGTCAGGTGGAAATCTTTCTGAAGCGAAAGATCAGTATTGGCAATGTGCGGAACCCGGAGGTACCCGATCCTCTTCGGCTGATTTCCCTGGCCCCACGATGGAATCGAAGTGTAGCACGCCTTGGGATTGTCATTGCAGTTATAGAGCCACTGCGCGTAGGTCGGCCCACCGTCAGGAACGTAGCTATGTGTGGAAGTGTACCAGCTGTTCGGCACACCGGCCGGGAAGCCTGTCTCGTCTGAGAAGATTCCGCTTAGCCTCCATCCGCTCACCAAAATGCCCAGCGGAGCGGGAGGATTCGTGAGGAGGAAGTTCGACCCTTTCCCGAACGGAAGGTCCCATTGCCAGGAAATTGAGATGACGTTCGTGCGGTCGTATCCAAGCGGTTCATAGATTGGCTTCGGGTCCTGCCACGGCCAGCCGTTGCGATAGCTGGTGCTCTCCATGTTCTTCGAGTACGTATAGGCAAGCTGGTAGCTTAATCCCCGGATTGTGCCATACAGCCGCTTGTCCATCTTCACTTGCAGCGAATCGTACCAGCTCTTGCCATAGGGATTCGTATAATTGCCAACCAGTCCGAACTGGCTGAACGGTACGAGTAAACGAACAGCCTGGACGGTCTTCGATGATCCCAGGCTGCTGTTTGGCGGTACAACACCATAATAAGGGTTGGGTACCTGCTCACCCAGCTGGCTGGCGAGCTTCGGGTCGTAGTTATTCTGTTGGAGGTCAGGGTAGCCAAATGAGAGGGGTAAGCTGCCGTTGACCCATGTGAAAACTCCCTGTGTCCGCAGCGCGCGAGCGTAATTGCCCGAATACTTCACGCTGAGCACTGTGTGCGCGGGCAATTCGCGCTGGATCCCGATCGACATGATCGTCGAGCGAGGAATCTTGCGCTGAGGGAAATCGAGTTGCTGAGTGTTGCCGAGGTTGGTCAGCAGACCCAGGGAAGAACCGACCGGCTGCACGGCACCGTTCGGGTAAGGCATGCCGTTCAGGAAGTAATCCGTAGGAGTGATGCCGCTGTTCTGGGAATCGATATAAGGGGTGGAGATGCTGAAGCCCGATCTCGTTCCTCCCTCGATCCCGTAGGCAAACTCCCAGCCCCATCCTCCGCGGATTGCGGTCTTATCGTTGATCTTGTACGCGAACCCGAGCCGTGGAGCGATATTGCCCCAGTCGATGTTGTAGGCATGCCGGGGCTGCCCCTGCGCGCCTGTAAACAGGATTCCTCCATAAACCGTCGAAAGGTTCGGAACGCTGATGCCCATGCCACTGTAAGCCGTTTGCCATGCCGCGATGTTCGATGGATTGGAGAGATTGGCCTGGTAGGTTGAATTGTTGGTGATAGGGTTGACGCAGGTCATACACATGCCGCGGTTCAGACCGTTGAAGCGATCGACCACGCCGCCTTCCACGTCGTACCGTAATCCGATATTCAGCGTCAGGCGATGGCTGACCTTCCAGTTATCCTGCGCGTACGCGGCGTAGCCAGGGATTGTCTCATAGACGGTATGGTTCCAGTCTACCCCTCCGCCGGTTGGATAGCCCAGCAGCAGACCGGCGATAACGTTGCCATCCGATATTCCGGAGAGGGAGTTCCTTTTCGTAGGATTGTACTGGGTCGGCTGCGTGCCGAACGAAAAAGTGCCGTTCGGATGTCCCACATCGAAAGGGTTGGCAAAATTCCACCGGTCAATTTCACCTCCAAACTCGATGCTGTGCGCTCCGTGAATTTTCGTGAAGTCCACATTGAGCACTAACGTCTGGTCCAGATGCGTGCTCACCCTGTTACCGATGATGGTCGGGTAGAGCTCGCCGAAGCCAATCTCCGGCAGGAGCGGCTTCGACGCGGTGCCCACGTATGGCATGTTTAGCCCGATCGAGCTTGGGGTGGGTGTGGAAAGCGGCCCGTCAGGAAAACTCTGGAAATAGCGTGTAAAGGAGAGCTTAAAATCGCCCACCATGGTGGGCGAGAACGTGTGCGTCATGTCCTCGCTGGCCACGGTATTCGTGCGCATCGAATGGATGTCGCCCCTTTGGGCCGGGCCGGTGAATCCGCTCGAGTTGCGGAACTCATGCCCTTTTTGCCATTCGTAGAAGCTGTACCAGCGGGTCCTGTTGCTGGTGTTGTAGTCCACCCGGACCATGGGCTGGTAATACCGATATTGGTCCGGAGTTGTTGCGATGTAGTTATTCTGGATTGAGCCCTGGTTGATATTCGGCAACGGAAACAGGTTCAGAAATGCCGCTCCGGCAGGGTCGATGCGGGCGACTGGAATCGTGTCATTCGAGAATTCCGTGCGTGAATAGTTGTTTCCAGGGCAGTTGCCAAGCGTTCCGCCCGGCGCATTGCAGACTGTGGTTAAAGGATCGTAAATGGTGTAGCCGCTCTGAGAGAAATCCACTCCCTGGCCGGACTGTGGCCGCAAATAAGCGGGCGGCACGCTCGTGACCGTGGTGAATGGTATGTTTTCCCAGTAGCCTTCAAAGCTGCCAAAGAAGAAGATCTTGTCCTTCTTGATCGGCCCCGCCGAACGTCCCGCCGTACTGATGCTGGATTGTGTTCTGCCTCTTAAATCCATTGGCGTTATTCTCAAAGTTATTCGCGTTCAGAGCGCCATTCTCAAGATATTCATAAATGTTCCCGTGATATAGGTTGGTTCCGGACTTTGTAACGATGTTCACAGTTCCGCCGGAAGTATGCCCGTAGCGGGCGTCGTAGGTATTCGACATGATGTTTGTTTCCTGGATGGCGTCAACATTTGGAGACGTCATCCACGTGCCTTCTTCTCCGAACCCGCCCATCATGGTGATGTTCGTGCCGTTCAGCGTGAACAGGTTGTAGCCCTGGATGCCTCCGCCCAGGCTGTAGTTGTTCGATACGTCCCATCCTCTGGTTCCTGAGTAGCCGGAAGCCCCGAACTGAGTCTGAAGGAACTGCGATCCCGGCGTGGTCCCGATCAGCATGTAAACCTGCCGGCCGTTGAGCGGCAGGTTCTCAATTGCCCGGCCCGTCAGGACATTCGAGCTCGATCCGCTGGCCGTATTGATCAGAGGCGGCGCTGATGTGACCGTGACGGATTGTGTGATCGAGCCAACCTGGAGCGTAAAGTTCAGCCCGAAGGATGCGGAAGCCTGTAAGAGAACGTTTCCCTGAACATTTGTCTTAAAGCCATTGGCGCCGACTGTGACCGTATAAACGCCAGGCAGCATGTAGGGAATGTAATAGTCGCCAGAACTGTTCGTTTTTGTAGAGTATGTCTGTGAAGTATCGTTCTGGACGGCGGTAACTTTAGCACCGGGAATCACCGCCCCCGAGGGATCGCTGACGCGCCCCGTGAGCGCCGATCGGAACTCCTGCGCTCGAGCTAATCCGGCTGAGATGGCAAAGCAGATGAAGAGGATCGCCGGAACACGAGCCTGTCTAGTAAATGAGCTACTGTGCATTCGGATATACCTCCTAGTATTTGTATGACCTGTACTTGTATGACCTCAGACTGTGGACGCAAAGTTTTATGGGCACCTCCAAGAAATGTTCGTAAATATAACACGGTGAGAATTGCCTATCAAGAAGCTCCTCATTTTTTACGTAAGATGTCGGTGGCTCATCTTTGTCCAAGACTCTCACAATGATCAGGAGTTTTGAAACTCAGCGGTGCAACGGTCGGGTTGGTCTCTAATCAGGGCAAGGTTCTCGTTATTTACGACGCGAAACGCAGACCTAGGGAATCTGTGCATGCAATCGAGCAAGAGTTCGCGCGCGCACCTCTGCAGCGGGACACTCGAAAAGCATGCTGTGGCGTTGGGATAAACTCTGTATCAATTTTCCGTAACTTCTGCTATATCCACTTTCCGGGCTGATTGGACCCTGGCTGCCCGAATTCAATTGGTGGAGGGTGAACTGAACCATCTTGCATCACTGTTGGGCATTCTGACCATCCTTGTCACCTGTTACGTGATTTCGCGACGCCGCGAGGCCATTAGCTGGCGGATTGTGGGCTGGGGCTTGGGCCTGCAATTCCTGATCGCTGTGTTTGTGCTTCGCACGAGTTCGGGCTACTGGCTGCTTGATGAAGCTTCACACGGCGTGGAATGGTTCTTGCAGTTTTCGTTCGAAGGCTCCAAATTCGTTTTCGGCCCGCTGGGTGATCCCAAGAGCAATACGGGCATGGTTTTTGCCTTCCAGGCGTTGCCTTTGATCATCTACGTTGCAACAGCACTTTCAATCCTCTATTACGTCGGCATCCTTCCTGCACTGGTGTCATTGGCGGCGAGAGCGATGTTCAAACTGATGGGCACCAGCGGCGCCGAATCGCTGGAAGTCGTCGCCAGCATCGCTATCGGGCAGGCGGAAGCTCCCCTCGTGATTCGCCCTTACCTGGACACGTTAACCGAGTCAGAACTGATGACTGTAATGACGGCCGGCATGGCCCACATCGCAGGATCGGTACTGGGCGCTTACATCCTGTTCGGCGCACAGGCGCGCGACCTGCTGACCGCCGTGGTGATGACAGCCCCGGGAACGATCCTGGTCGCAAAGATGCTCATTCCGGAAACGGGCCAGCCGCAAACTGCTGGCAAGGTGAAGCTGATCGTCGAGCAAAAGGATGTTAACCTCCTGGATGCCATTACACATGGTGTCCTGGACGGTCTTTTTATAGCACTCAACGTCGGCGCGATGCTGATCGCCTTCGTCGCGCTCATTGCCCTGGCGAATGGCGTTCTTGGCTTCGCCCATACCAGCCTCCCCACTGTTTTCGGCTACCTGCTAGCCCCGGTGGCCTGGCTATTGGGCGTGCCGTGGCATGACGCCATGGCCGTGGGAAATCTGCTGGCTACAAAGATCGTTTTGAACGAATTTGTCGCGTTTTCCTTGCTTGGCCCGCTGAAAGCCCACATCGCTGCGCGTTCATTCACCATTGCCACCTACGCTCTTTGCGGATTTGCGAATTTCGGCTCTATCGGGATTCAGATTGGCGCAATTGGCGCGGTGGCACCTTCACGCCGGCACGACATGGCAAGACTTGGGTTATGGGCGCTGCTGGGCGGCACCCTGGCGAATTACCTTTCTGCCGCCGTTGTCGGCTTGTTCATCCACTGAGGCCTGCATCTTCCAAGGGAACCGGAAGATCACCCTTCGCAGCATTCCGGCGGATGAGGGGCGGCGCCTTACCCGAGCGCAGGATTTCCATGAGCCGTTCAGTACTGGCAGCAGCCTCATTCAGGCGTCTGGTTCTTCAGGCTCTTCCAGGTAAGGTGGACCTGCTTCACTTCGCCTTCACGGCCCAGCGGTTTCTGTGCTTGGCCGTTTAGTGTGAGGATTACTCCTTGGGCGTTTCCGGTAAGAACGTCAAAAAAGGTGTCGGCTTTGAAGGTTTTCACTGTGTTTGGATCCA
Protein-coding regions in this window:
- the dgoD gene encoding galactonate dehydratase, whose amino-acid sequence is MKITAIKSVVVNAEMRNWIFVKVETDEAGLSGWGEASLEWKTRAVVGAIEDLAPMVIGEDPARIEHIYQKLYRQSFWRLGVIGMSAISGIEQACWDILGKSLGVPVYKLLGGAVRDRVRMYTHLGGGNMKAVYESFDPGPVIDLARQVIDRGYSAVKVVCVPYSEPLMNATYVKRFAGVIGKLRDAVGDSVDVMIDFHGRTTPAMAVEYINAVAEFSPFFCEEPVPPENVAALSEVKRAVSVPIATGERLVTRHQFREIFEQQACHVIQPDLCHCGGLLEGKKIAAMAEAYLMGVAPHNPLGPVANAAALHFALSTPNFLIQEDMVTDVPWRWDVVQHSLETRDGYWLKTESPGLGISVNEKEAARHPFQQEVIHAMNIRAADGAILDW
- a CDS encoding SDR family oxidoreductase gives rise to the protein MATYSKDCLKGKRVIITGGLGAIGHAVVGRLLEVSATVAVNDILEDEKAAEIMHKAGWPADRCSYHQADVTKPHKARALVDSAIATMGGIDVVLCHAGMAQSSSILDYSSEDWDRILNLNLKGAFMVAQASARAMVEARTKGKIIFTSSWVQDVPWPDITPYNVSKSGMKMLMRGMARELAPKGILVNSVAPGIVGVGMAKRQWDTEPDYRRRAEKAIPLGILQTPESVADAMIFLCSDASDYMTGATLLVDGGCSLYPMD
- a CDS encoding TonB-dependent receptor; this translates as MDLRGRTQSSISTAGRSAGPIKKDKIFFFGSFEGYWENIPFTTVTSVPPAYLRPQSGQGVDFSQSGYTIYDPLTTVCNAPGGTLGNCPGNNYSRTEFSNDTIPVARIDPAGAAFLNLFPLPNINQGSIQNNYIATTPDQYRYYQPMVRVDYNTSNRTRWYSFYEWQKGHEFRNSSGFTGPAQRGDIHSMRTNTVASEDMTHTFSPTMVGDFKLSFTRYFQSFPDGPLSTPTPSSIGLNMPYVGTASKPLLPEIGFGELYPTIIGNRVSTHLDQTLVLNVDFTKIHGAHSIEFGGEIDRWNFANPFDVGHPNGTFSFGTQPTQYNPTKRNSLSGISDGNVIAGLLLGYPTGGGVDWNHTVYETIPGYAAYAQDNWKVSHRLTLNIGLRYDVEGGVVDRFNGLNRGMCMTCVNPITNNSTYQANLSNPSNIAAWQTAYSGMGISVPNLSTVYGGILFTGAQGQPRHAYNIDWGNIAPRLGFAYKINDKTAIRGGWGWEFAYGIEGGTRSGFSISTPYIDSQNSGITPTDYFLNGMPYPNGAVQPVGSSLGLLTNLGNTQQLDFPQRKIPRSTIMSIGIQRELPAHTVLSVKYSGNYARALRTQGVFTWVNGSLPLSFGYPDLQQNNYDPKLASQLGEQVPNPYYGVVPPNSSLGSSKTVQAVRLLVPFSQFGLVGNYTNPYGKSWYDSLQVKMDKRLYGTIRGLSYQLAYTYSKNMESTSYRNGWPWQDPKPIYEPLGYDRTNVISISWQWDLPFGKGSNFLLTNPPAPLGILVSGWRLSGIFSDETGFPAGVPNSWYTSTHSYVPDGGPTYAQWLYNCNDNPKACYTSIPSWGQGNQPKRIGYLRVPHIANTDLSLQKDFHLTESKRVQFRADAFNLTNTPLFPGPDTNPNDRVREVNGRWQGFGTVNLFQQNFPRIVQLSLKLYF
- a CDS encoding TonB-dependent receptor, which produces MHSSSFTRQARVPAILFICFAISAGLARAQEFRSALTGRVSDPSGAVIPGAKVTAVQNDTSQTYSTKTNSSGDYYIPYMLPGVYTVTVGANGFKTNVQGNVLLQASASFGLNFTLQVGSITQSVTVTSAPPLINTASGSSSNVLTGRAIENLPLNGRQVYMLIGTTPGSQFLQTQFGASGYSGTRGWDVSNNYSLGGGIQGYNLFTLNGTNITMMGGFGEEGTWMTSPNVDAIQETNIMSNTYDARYGHTSGGTVNIVTKSGTNLYHGNIYEYLENGALNANNFENNANGFKRQNTIQHQYGGTFGGADQEGQDLLLWQL
- a CDS encoding NupC/NupG family nucleoside CNT transporter, with translation MLTILVTCYVISRRREAISWRIVGWGLGLQFLIAVFVLRTSSGYWLLDEASHGVEWFLQFSFEGSKFVFGPLGDPKSNTGMVFAFQALPLIIYVATALSILYYVGILPALVSLAARAMFKLMGTSGAESLEVVASIAIGQAEAPLVIRPYLDTLTESELMTVMTAGMAHIAGSVLGAYILFGAQARDLLTAVVMTAPGTILVAKMLIPETGQPQTAGKVKLIVEQKDVNLLDAITHGVLDGLFIALNVGAMLIAFVALIALANGVLGFAHTSLPTVFGYLLAPVAWLLGVPWHDAMAVGNLLATKIVLNEFVAFSLLGPLKAHIAARSFTIATYALCGFANFGSIGIQIGAIGAVAPSRRHDMARLGLWALLGGTLANYLSAAVVGLFIH